CGCAGGCCTGCAGTCATCAACACATACTGTCATGCACTATATTCAGCATGTACTCCTTTCTCTATTTAACATTTGTCTATTGCCATCTTGGGTTTACGCCCTGTTGCGTTATGGATTACGGCTACTGCAATGGACTAAATAGAAACACAGTAAGTTGGTCGCGAATTCACGTCGCCTCCTGACGAATTTCACACTTGTATGCTGATTATATATGTACATAAATCTATACGTGCAAATCACATCAAACACCAGACGTGTCATTCTCACTGAACAACCAAGAAAGATACGTGCTGATCGTTTCCCTGTGAGCACCGAACTAGCCACTCCACCATATGTCACTACATATCATATAACCTAACACATCGCCAGAGCATTTCACACTCCAAATGACACGCATTCGGCCACAAATTGTGTGTATTCTGTGCTCGGTAAACGTTGGGGATGCTCACCAGAGACGAAGAGTCCATCGCCGCCTCGTTGGCTGTGTTGACGTGGACAGTTGGACACCTCTTAGCTGTCACACCGAAGCTTACCGGAGAGATGTGCGGCTACCGATCGAGTCGTTCAAAACCCGCGAGGTTCTAACTGAATCTGGACTCCCACGCACTCGTTCACTCACTTACCCTCGCTACCGctagctattttttttaaaaaggaccgTAGGCGACTTACCACGGCGTGATTCAATGCGGGACAAATCAGGGGAGGCGGTGGaacttgttgcgcatgtgcgAGGTTATGGGCACGCGCCCTGTGAGGGCTGACTCCAGCGATTCGACTACCCGATTCACTTGGACGGCTCATAAAATCTAAAGGGAATAGCGCTGGATCCCAGCTCGAGTTCGGACTGGAACGGCCCACGTCACGTGACCTGCGCACAGCTGATGCGATGTGTTCACGTGCCACTCGACGAGCAATTGAGCATCACTTCaaaaaactttttaaacatttgaaatcGCGaattaaatgtaacatttaacttgttaaatgttgaaatatataataaaatattatatataaaatacaaaataaaaaacgttaataatgatatataatatatatttatgtgaGTTATCTAAGTAACACAGTTTTGTGTTTACTCATTAATAACCTTAAAACAAACAGTAATTTTCTGTATATGGGAAAAGTTCCTTCCAGTCCATatcaaatgaaaacaataaCCATACTGGTAATATGGCCTCTTTAATCGTATTCTTtctaacacatacacaacacaagCATGAACGCGACTGGTCTTTTTCTTAATAAATTTGCATCTTGAGTGAATTGTCAAACATCATAGTGTACACTGCATATACTGTCAAGAGTAAAACAATAGCAACTTGAAGTATAGACACTAATCCTACTGTAGTCACCTAaaatgtactgtgtgtgtgtgtgtgtatgcgtgtgtgtgtatgagcttGTATTTTGTTATCATTCTCTGCACAAACGCAGAGGTATAGTCTTTTTTCTACTTTATTGTTTCTTCCTGTCTATTTTGCTCATCACGGCCTTGACGTCAACAGGAACAGCGGCTGCAGCGGCCTTCGCcctttcctcctcttcctgcttcCACAGGATGATGGGATGGATGCCTGCGCTTCGGCTGCGAGCGTTTTGCTCCAGCTGGGATGCGCTGCAGTGAAACATTAAGAGGATTCACGGAAATCAACGTATCTGACCCCCCCCCGGTGCAAAATAACTGAATTAGCTCTGCATCAGTAAcgctgttatttttaacacgtTACTCCAAACATTGTTTCCTactgatttttatttgtttagttttttttgacCTAGTGTTTATTATATTCAGCTGTGGGAAGCCAGTGcttccacatacagtatatactgtactatatactgtacagtatactgtatgtaacgcTACAAGATGCGGTTGTTTTATCCACAAACCTGAAGTTATGAGCTCCTGGATTGAGTGCCTTCTTCTGGATGTCCTTGTACACGGGAGACTTGAGATAACGGAAGAAAGTATCCTGTAAGAATCACAGCACATAAGGATAAATGGATTATGTTCCCTTTCGTTAGATTAGATCCAAAGGCACAAAGCTGCTTTGACATTTTACCGTCCAAAAGAATGCAAATCACCTTTTTCATGAGCAGGAAGACGTGCGTCTGGGCAGCTTCCAGCACGTAGCGGTGAGGATGCTCCAGACCTTTCACCGTCAGACCCATTGTCCTGCCATCAATGTTGATCCAGCGGGGGGCACCGGGAGCCAGAAAGGTCCTGagcgcaaaaaaacccaacaatattttcagagaaaaaaatgttaaaatagttggaaaacaacttcaattttacaagaataaagtcaaaatatcaaagagaaaaaagttgaaattttaccagaataaccttgtaatattataaggaaaaacaatgtcattgttggtgaaataaagttgaaagattgaagaaaaaaacatgtttaaaaaaaaagttataattttatgacaaacaaacaaaacaaaataaagttgtgatttttagaaaattaggttggggaaaaagttataatattacaagaaaaaagtcaaaatattatgggaataaagtcatcattaaaaAAGGTCCTGAgtgcaaaaaaccccaacagcatttcagtcaaaagtaattgtgtcattactgcAAAAAGAAGGTGTGGGTTAGACTCCCAATGTTGATAAACCATTGAATTTCTGTTGAAATTCTGTAAATGATAAAATTAGCTGTCAAATCTGTCTCCCCCTTCCTGACCTTCTTCCCAACCGGCCACATGTTCTGTCTTACTTGAAGATGGTTTCAGCTTTGGTGGACATGGAAGATGCAGTTCCCCACTTCAGCTCCTCGGCCGCTTCCCAAAAGGCCAAATTCTCTCctggaacacacacacgagtCATAAAGTGTGACTCGGTGGCCCGGTGGCGACCACACGTCagcctcacagtctggagagcccagtttgcgtgtgtgtgcttcctCCTGGCACTCCCACTTCTTCTGACGTCCCAAAGACACGCCTGTGAGGCCGACTGAAGACAAAGCCACATCCAACGTACCACTGAACTCCTTCTTGAGGAAGATCTTGAAGTCGTCCCGGCCTCGGAGGTCAGTCAGCAGCTCAAACAAGCTGAAGGACCAGCGCTCCACACGCATCTTCGTCGGGACGTCCACCCTGCTCAAACGTACAAAAGCCTTCTTAAGTTGATCCAGCTACACCTGGGGCACGCAAAAAACAGCCATTGgcagcccacggctgtttttttaattccaaaaatattccaaaaaagttgaaatttaaagagaaaaagttgtagttttagGAGAATAACGGTGTACTATTATTACGAAAAGTAATatgatgacaaacaaaacaacaaataaagttgtcatttttggaaaatttaagcagaaatgaaaaaaaaatgctgtaattttaagagaataaaatcaaaatattaagaaaaaagttgtattttaaagagacaattgcaattttatgagaataaacttgtcatattacgagaaaatatatattgtattatagagttgaaatattaaagaaaatatatacacatacatactgtacatatactatataccaggggtcaccaacgtggtgctcgctggcaccaggtagcccccacgaccacatgaggtgcccgcaagcctgcttttcattcaggttttcagttaataatgaaagaacagtagaaagaaatgcattgtgaaatacaacatgtgagttgtggacaccagcattttgttcatgttctggtaaaacaagcatattcactttgtttgggtttaaaataagctctgaaaagaaatgttacaaaaatgagtagctcttggccattttcattttgtaaaagtagctctcacaaggacaaaccttggtgacccctggtgtataccctgctccaaaaaataaagggaacactaaaataacacatcctagatctgaattaataaaatattcttatgaaatacttttgtctttacattgttgaatgtgctggcaacaaaatcaatggaaatcaaatttattaacccatgGAGGTCTGGGTTTGGAGTCACGCTCaaaatgaaagtggaaaaacaccCCACCTGTTGTCTGTCCCatttgtcaatctgtgttgcttcctaagtggacagtttgaataacggCGCAGCACTTTTGACTGAGTTCATCATTTTTgactatatatacacacacacacaaatatatatatatatatatatatatatatatatatatatatatatatatatatatatatatatatatatatatatatatatatattttatattaagagaaagaaacaaaacaaaataaagttgtaatttctggaaaatctaattggggaaaaaagttacaatattacaagaataaagtcaaaatattatgggaataaaatcagaattatgacaaaaacaagtttaaatagttggaagattaaaaaaaacaattataatttgacaacaataaagtcaaaatattaagagaaaaaagtagcaattttgccagaataaacttgtaatattataagcaACAAagtaaagttatcatttttggcaaattagcttggggggaaaaagtgataatattatgggaataaagtcaaaatatgattggaataaagtcataataatacaacaagaacatttccaaaaaaaatatttgggaatcccccccccaaaaaaacaggaaaaatggagaaaaaaagagcaaaaagcgaAGTTGACGTGAATAATGTGCTTTTCCACCTAAGCTGAGATGCGTGACTTCTTAGCGGAACTCTTTTTCCACATTGTGCACACAGACGCATGAGAATCCTCATGAGAACGACGGCGTGACGCCCTCACCTTCTCATATTGAGATTCCAGTAAGAGTCGTCGTCCGTCTGCCAGGGGTTGCTGGGTAGGCACGGCGCCAAAAAGGGGTCATGGTTTTTATAAGTTGTGATGTACTTCACCAGTCTGTCGGCCACACAATCAACAATCACATTTCTCTTTCAACTCGTGCAATTCCTTTCCTTTGTCATAGTGAAACTATTTGCCGATGACGGACTTACGCCCCAAGAGAAACGCTGGATTTCACTTTGGACCTCATGATGGCTTGCTGGTAGAACATATTCTACAacaaaaggcaaaatcacaTCTTATTTTATCGTCACCTTTATTGCAATGTTGCACTTGGCTTTGCGTAAACTCCCACACTCAAtactcacgcacgcacgcacactacTTACCATGCGTCTGTATTGGTCAAAGGGAATTTTCTGAAAgacaaaatacatcaaaaatacGAGAATCAAATGTAAAACTGGAAATATGAATACACTTCACAAATGGCTCATTTAACACAGAGCGGTGGTCAATAACTAAATATATTTGGTGTCCATTACAGTACTCTCTCATGACAAAAGTACCCCAAAtttaagttaaaaaataaaaaaaaaggaatacattaaaataaatgtttataattattgttttaaacgAATAActaattgaataaataaaaacaatgaaatgattTAAATAGTTTCTATTGAATCAAAAAAGTCAATATAAAccttaaattaaatgaaatgcttattttacagttttaaatcaa
This genomic interval from Dunckerocampus dactyliophorus isolate RoL2022-P2 chromosome 18, RoL_Ddac_1.1, whole genome shotgun sequence contains the following:
- the rgs9a gene encoding regulator of G-protein signaling 9a produces the protein MWRSHSLQDGAAGPSGGCLQNHACFNKKSLRGFSFSASGCHPFPNMTIRTARPDRGEHFRPRLHCLKKLEAMVVAMQDPKDGLKGSEQKLNVTTIPHIIAGKDMVSWIANKMQVTAEEAQVFGTMLVAYGYVYALQNHKKLVLCNDSSLYRFQTPYFWPTQKWVADDTDYAIYLAKRSIRKKGMLEPYEQAHYNHLHEWLNFKWDFIVMQATEQYKAGRERKKPDRVVFDCQERAYWTVNRPPRRTHSALDSWPDRLVDPSTDEKIPFDQYRRMNMFYQQAIMRSKVKSSVSLGALVKYITTYKNHDPFLAPCLPSNPWQTDDDSYWNLNMRRVDVPTKMRVERWSFSLFELLTDLRGRDDFKIFLKKEFSGENLAFWEAAEELKWGTASSMSTKAETIFKTFLAPGAPRWINIDGRTMGLTVKGLEHPHRYVLEAAQTHVFLLMKKDTFFRYLKSPVYKDIQKKALNPGAHNFSASQLEQNARSRSAGIHPIILWKQEEEERAKAAAAAVPVDVKAVMSKIDRKKQ